The Lolium rigidum isolate FL_2022 chromosome 1, APGP_CSIRO_Lrig_0.1, whole genome shotgun sequence region ACTTTGTTGGCGGTTCCGTtggggctttatatataaagccgggctcatagccttatgtttaaaaaggaGGAAGAAGGCAAGCGACTAGCGCCTCTTTAGTTCCGGCTTTGCTTTTTTACTTAAAATCTGAGAAATCGGGCTCTGTCAAAATTACTTTTCAGATGCGAATATTCGTAGTAACCGTACAAATGTACAACTGAAGCAGGCGTGCTTTTTAGTTCCGATGAAATTATTTGCCACCTTGGGATGCCTCCCAAATTTGTCTACGAATTTCGATTGAATTGGATTGCATATGATAGTTAAATCAAATTTGTGTTTGATTTCTGTATGTGATGACCTGGTTTAATTATTGGATTGCAGTACTTTCCAGGTCATGTTCATTTTCCCTGTCGATTTACCATTGTAGTTGTATTACTAGTTTATTTTCCTTTGGCATTCATGACAATATCCCTCATCatagccatgaactgctcgtcttgTTTTGTTTGTGTGCAGCGTCATGTGTTCTTTTGTTCTACTCCTGACAGTGTTTCTCTGTGCATACAAGGATTGTGATAAATACCCGGTTAGCTGCTAACTCATCACACCGGTGTGTGTGGTTTGCAGGTTCACACGGCCATCATTCTGTACAATTACTACCACAGGAAGAGGTGTCCGGTGCTTGCTTTTGCTGATGCCAAGCGGTTTTTTATGTGCGCTTCTCTTTCTGTTGGAGAAGATCTGCTACCATACTCTAGTATAATCCATGAGCGTGAGAACAATTCTGGAAAGCATGGAAGCTTATCTGTTACTGATAGAGAAGCAATACAGGCTTGTGAGATCGCTGTAGAACTCGGTGCCAGTGAAGGTTATCCAGACGTGCGAATGTGGCCAGTAGCGAAAGTTGCTGTGCTTCTTCTGGACCCGAcaaagaaaaaatgcttgatcgaGTATGGTACTCACACCAAGGGTGTCTGGTCAATCGTAGAAAAGGAATATGATGCGGCAGCTGGTATTTCACACAGTACCAACCAGCCAGCAGGCCAGGAATCGACAAATAAAACAACCTTTGGTGCTTTGGATGGTCCACTTATGCTTCAACAACTAGCAATATCAGAAGTGCAGCGGAGAACAGGTCGTTTTTTTAATCACTACAGCCTTTaatttatttatatatatatatatatatatatatatatatatctgcaGTTTTCTTTTTCGAGTTGGTGAGGTTTCCTCACTTTGATCaggttattttttttcgatatgggagcattgctccggcctctgcatcaaaacaTACTTGATACTTGCCAGAACAAGAAGGGCGTGGATCAGAGTTTACATGAGTTTCTGTTAATTTTGTAAATAAAGGTTTACATGAGTTACTGTTCCGAATTGTAGTAAACTGGTATTGCAAATGAACCCAAACATGAGTTTGAGTCGTACACTTGCTTTACAGAAAACAAGAACAAGTGCATGGTCCCAGAATGTACTCCAAAAATGCACCTCTCACTTGATTTTGATTTATGTAAAACCATTTTGTCTCAGGCAAAACAATAACATTAGCAAAGAAAATTTGTTAATTATTTCTTGTGTCACTGTTCCTCATTTGTTTTGGTTGTGTACAACCTGCTAATAATGAAATTTATTTAATTTTATCAACTAGTAGACTGAAAATAACTTGGGGCGCTATAATGGTTAATCCCTTTGTACACGAAGTCATGAACAAATAGCAGCTCATTGTTTCCTAAAGAACGCTATCTGTTTCTATAACTATGATCATGTAAAAGTGTGATATCTGAACTTGATTTTATCAATAATTTATGCATTTTATGTTTGATCAACCTATGCATCCTTTGTGCTCATTATGGTAAAATTATTGTCTCTAGGCATGGAGGGCTCAGACTTGCTTGTTCTGGACGAAGATTTGGCATACTCATTGAGTAAAGAAAGGACGACCACCAAATTGTTCATTGTGGAATATAAGAAAATGACGAAGGGTAAACTGGTGGAAATGCCTCTAGAAGAGTTGATTCACAGGTTTGCTTTTACCTACTAGATAGTTCTATGATTGAGGTTAGATCCCTTTTTATAAACCACTCATTAGTTTATTAAATAGTATTGTGTGGCTTGCTTAATAACACACTTATTCTCTCTCGAAAAAACACACTTATTGCATATGTCAGCACAAGTTGCTTTGCTATAGTTCTTCCCTTTTTTTTCCTCTGGCGGTAACGCATTCCATCCATGTATACGTGATGTTGTTCTGCTCGTGCTTATTGTGTAaatcatttttttttcattttcctctAAAATGAGGATGGTTTGCTCAATGATGTATGATTGCTAGCTTTTGCTATTTCTCCACGATATCGACATTTTTCACTTTTTCCTCTGACAGTATGACTGGTCCAGTATTTGTAAATGAGCCGTTCCCGAAAACAACATCTGTAGTTGAGTACTTTCACATTCTTCCATATAAGGAGATTTTACAAGGACTTTTCCACAGGTAACATAATATTTGTTCTCAGCTATTTATACGTGAAACTAGGACTCCTCCAGTGCTCCACAGGTAACACAAGGGTCGTACCACTTGACATGTTTCAGGAAATGGCCTGCTGTCCCCCGACATGGATTGCACTCTGTGATCGATGAAAAATTGGAAGAGCAAGACGAGAATAGCACGCCGAAGATGCCAAAACAAATTGCAAAAGTGTCAACTCCAAAGCAAAACAAACGAGCAATTAAAGCAACCGGTGCCAATAGCAACCAGACCTCCAGCATCAGCAAGCAGAAGAAAAGTTGCAAAAGAAACGTTGAAGCCTCCAGGGCTACAACAGCAAAAGGTCTAGATGGTGAGAGCCCCATAATAGAAAATGAATCACTTATTGTTCCTGATGTTCAAACTTCAAGACTCGTGACTAAGTCAATAAATACAAAAGGAACAACAACATTAAGTGGAGAACGCATACTCCGACAATCCGGTGAGTCATTCTAACTGTATTTAGGTATTACTGATACATCGTTCGTTATTAGTGTTCTCATACAATCAACTTTAGGTGATCAAGTGGACAGGAATGGAAAACAGAATGGTAATATGCCCCGAGATATCTTTCCTCCGATGGTAAGCTAAATTACAGCTTGTAAGTATTGACAGATTACAATAGTAGCGCTCATTACGAACAACTCTGAAATGGTTATAGAAGTAAACTTTCAAATATGTTGACCTGGTAATAATTATAAATTTTATGGTTCCGTCTTTATCCATACAAATATTATTGTGATGTTTGTTGTGCTTTATTCTATTTGTTTGTGTTTTCCTACACACTATTTTTATAAGTAACATGGAGTTTGGGCATCTATCATGTTGCCAGGTGAATGTTTTTGAAAGTGTGATAGAACACACCATTTGTTAGGGATTAGGGTGAGGAGAGGAAGCTGACCCAATCCTACCAAATAAGGAACAATATCCCATTACTTAAGAGCATCTTACTAGTTAAGAATATTCTTAATGTTAGGAACAGATCAATGGGTTAAGATCAATCCTACTGTTAGGGGCTAAtcatttcaataaaagagaggaGCCGCACTGTCCATGTTTAATCAAGTATTTATACTTTCATGGGTCAGTTTTTGTCTCGAGCTTTGTCTCATCTACGCTATGATCTAGCGCCCAAATAGCCGCCATAAGTTTGGCAAGTCTTGGCTAACAGTTGTGTTTGATGAGGTAGTGATTTTTGTCTGATATATCTAGTCTCCAATTAAATAGCCAAATGTTGTATCAGGTACCATATGCTGATCCTATaatcgagaaaagtgctttggaaCCCCAAAATATGGAAATGAATTCAGGTTGTGATAAACCACCCAAGACAGCTTGTTTCTATTATTATTGGTTATCTAAATTCTTAACCTATGTGTTCCTAATTTCATTGAAGGTGGAGTCACTGAGAACAATAGTGATCAGATGTATGATTTACTAAGATCAATTCAGAAAATACGGGATGAAACTGTATGTTATATGTATCCTCTTTTATTTTAGGCAAAATGATGCATATTTCCTATATTTTTTTGTCTGGTTGAGAAGCTGATGTGAATTCATCCTGTTCTCTGTTTGTTTCAGCTTCACAAGGAACGCATACTTCAAGAACGAAGTATTCAATGTGATATGGATTTTCAGACAATCTTGAATGGTAATGTTTGGCTAGGAGCCATACATTTCCAAAATTTCTGTGGTAACTTGTGGTGTGGCACACTTTTCATTGTGGACGCAAAAAAAAATTGTAGGCAAGAAGGTGTTTCTATATCGGTTCCACATTCCTAGTACTCATCATGTTTAAACCTTATGCAGAAGGGGAGATGACACCCAAAGTGCTATCAATAGGAGAGAAATATAAGGGAACTTGCTCAAATATGATGCAAGTTGCCAACTCATCTTGTTCTGGAGATGGCGGTCAAACCATGAGCTTAAAGAGGAAGAGAGTCAAGGAGGCACTCCTCGTGAGCAATAACAAATGCCAGGTAAGAAACCTCAAGTAGAGCCGATTTATTAGAAACATTAAATGCCACCTGACATTTGTGAATGCAGGAGCTTGACAAGATCTGCAATGAGGGCAAGTGGATACTCCCAAGATACACAATAGTACCTTCAGTAGCAGATGGTATATATAAATATTTACTTTTACCTCTTAATATTTATGCATGGACAAGCATTGGGTCCTTGGACCATATAAGCATAAGAAATAAAAATATCATACAAGTAGATTTTTTTCTGCCACGTACTTTCTGATTATCGTTTACTGTATTCAGTCCCGACAGTACCCCGTAAGTTTTGTGCATTGAAATGATAACATACATAGTGACACTACTGCACTAACCATGTTTGGGCCAAAAGAGTTTTCAAGGTATCAGATCAATAGACCACTTGCTGTTTACCACATTATGTAAATATCAAACGTTGGGGTTCTGTCGATGGTTACTAAAGACATGTGTGCACCTTTTAGGCTTTATTAGAGATCACCTCTAGCCATAGCATTGCAATCACTTGTGAGAAACTGATTAGGTCTCCCACTAGCAGTAACCAGTAACTTATGTTTGATTGACTGTCATCGTCTCTGTTTCAGAGCTCACACATTGTTTCCGAGCAAGTTTTCACTAGCCATTTTCCTATTCTTTTCAGGAATGTTCCATGCCAGTGTACATCTTACATGCCCTGATTTTGACATGAGCATCGCTGGCGATCCTAGTCCGACCCCACGCGAGGCGAGGTGCTCTGCAGCTGCCAATATGATGCTGGAGCTTGAGAAGAAGGCCAAGGAAGAAGAACAGCAGGATACCTGATGCAAAGCTGCCTAGTTGGGAGAGCAGGAACCCGTAGTAGTGATTACAACTTTGAACCAAATTACATGAGAAACATAATCGTGTTGGTACCTTGTCTAGCTACTTTACCTTCCAGAGGTTGAACCCTCGTGGTGTTGTTGTTTGTGCGATTTTTTTTACTAAGGTTGTGGTAAACTGCAGAATGTTGTTTTAAAAGTTCATGACGCTGCATCTGTGGTGTCAATTTTATGATGGGGATGATCGCAGATTATCAACAAGTAGATACATTATTTCTAGTTGCTTATAATGTTTGtgtagtactacctccatcccaaggcttaaggtctATATTTTTatgagaaagtcaaactatgtcaagtttgaccaagttttatcaaaaattattaacatgaaaagtacaaaatcaatatcattagatagataatgaaatatattttcatatggtatctacaaaatatcatatatatgttcatagattcttctaaaagtttaatcaaactttacttcgtttgacttttaaaaaaaatataagctttaagccttgggatggaggtagtattcagCTGTTGTTGTCATTGACTAAGTTTAATATTTGATCTAAAGGGTCATTAGATATTTGCCGGTAGTAAATATTGTGAACAAATGAGGTGTATTTTTATAGGAAGTGGGCATATGTAAATTAAGTCAGGTTCATGAAGCCAGAACAGCTGCTGCTTTTTTCGAACACGGAGGCTTCATCCTTTCAGGTACTCAATAATCTAGTTCGAGTCTGCAGCAGCTCTACATGTGACTGATTTCATGTCTTCAGCCAAAGCAATGGATGAAATGCACCAGCAACGGATGAAATCTTAAAAGTAAAGTCTAACCAACAAACTCAAATGTTTGTATTCTTGAACCATAGAACACAATATAATCACTTTGACATTCTGAGATGCATTGTTAACTAACCGTATATGTTACTGAAAGTTCTTGAGTAGTTGATAAAGGCATAGGGGTGATATGGTGCGTGTCCTTCCTTCTGTATTAACTGGTGTGTAAAAGGAACACTTCAAAATCAAGGTGTAGGTTGACTCTTTGCTGTTGTGGTTTAATTGGGGCCTTGGGCTTGGGGGACATCTATGCGCTCTTTTCTGCTGGTTACCATCTACAACTGACTCATACAGATCTTTGATTGATGAATGATGGAGTTTGGCATTTCAGCCAATTCTTGCCTTTGGTAGCTGCAGACTTCTCTGTTACTAATCTTTCAGTAACTATTTCTGGTGCATGCATCTTCCAGTACATTTCTCAGTTTCTTCCGTGCATCCAAATAAAAAATAACTGATGTACATAAGGATGAATCTCTTAATGTTACATGAGGACTCGAACCCAGTTAGTGGGCCAACATTTTGGGTCCATCCATCCCTGTGGTGTTAACCTGTATCACATAGTACTGAATATAGTAATCATTCACATAAAAGATCATATGAAACAAAAGATATCTTGCACTCATCACTCCTTCAAAATCACAAACCTCAATTACTCTTTCAAAATCCCAATGAACAATGTTGCAAAGCTTTTTGTGCAAGTGAGTGCATATTATATACTCATTTTTTTCCCTATTAGCTGGATATAgacaggatagaattttaaagacaCAATCTTTTGACTCAGGTAAAGATAGGCTCAGCCCTTGGTAGTGGGAAGCAGGGGATTAATACATAATGcatatgatgaggacatccctaccacactaccacctccgtcattaccaaatgaagatgaacctgctgtgaagctcaagtccaatgaagtcaggattggacctattataagagctcgtgcgaagctacttaaacaacaggtgaacttgttcctaaacgatactttgattgatcagaactttatactacctaagtcctattacttatgtatcatcaggtatgaagaggagacaagcatcgcacgaggaggagaggagcagctggacgtgaagatgaacatggagctggacaaggagctggacaaggagctggacatgaagatatctcatggacgcgcgagggaggagcgggaggcatgcgcgagaggagaagacgaagtccaggccggcccagcacccggtcagaccggccgccacgccggcgcgcccggtccctggcccggtccaaccgggcggcaggccggatccaccccggcgccgaccgggcgccacgctgatgccaaccgggagcgTTACTGCGCGAGAATTTCTGCGCCCGGTTGCaacccggtccctggtccggtttgaaccggccagcccggtcccaggcctggTCGACCggtccccagaccggccgtgtccgagtctgtctcgaccagatctattctgggtcggttattcttgtatcttttcgaccagaagtcgtctcggacgcctatataagtgcccaggacgccccctagctgctttagaccacgtttaagataaaccctagttcttagagcatctccaacagacgcgctatataggccgcgcggcataaaaacgtccgatatagcgcgcgcgggacagaatgtggcgctccagcaggcgcggtaaacggcgcggcgctgtaaaatttttagggcgcgcggctttttgcacaatccggagcggcatatctggcgcgtcggctacagcgcgcggcatcgctcgtccaaacgcgaaaaagccaacggctggaaaATTCCTCCCCCGCGGCCGCGCCttcatttccccacctaccgccggcgcgaaatccagccgccgccggtcgactccgccgccgcccccgcttttgcgcgccgccgcgtcgtagatccgcgtcgcccgcacctcctcctgGCAGCGGCGGACGCTCTGCCGCACTGTGTCGCTCGTGTGGCCGCCAGCGACGAGTTGTAGTCGGCGGACCTTCTCCGCGGCccccttcgcgccgccgtcgcgttctcctccgcgcaggcgtcgacatgtcgtcctcgtcgtcctcgagcttgcttgcaacatggcgcgcccatggtgctcgcccatttgctcgcaaggtatgaacctccgccgTCCGACCTCTATTATACTCGCCAAGTAGCTACAAAAGTTCATAGTGAAGTAATTtcatacatatgtttgtagagttcctcatatgattcatctgatgacgagttcgaccaagaagaagaggagaacatatcgatactattagcataccgcgccgttaagaggccaaaatttggtggatcggtgttcggtagacagaagttgtggagagaaaggattgaagggcatgagaagttgatgcggtcgtatttcaatgagaatccgattttccccgaaagttattttcggcggcgtttccggatgagtctcaacttgttcaagcacattgcaacggaggtcaccaaatatgatcgcttctttgagcaaaggaggaatgccgctggagaacttggccatagcacatatcaaaaggtgaccgccgccttgcgtatgttggcatatggtataccggcggatcttattgatgatcatttggccatgggagagagcacttctatcttgtgtgtgaagcgctttgtcgttgcaattgtcaatgtctttggctccacatacttgagagcccccaatgctcaagacacggcaaggcttttggagatcaacgccaaccggggtttcccggtatgcttggttccattgattgtatgcattggagttggaagaattgtccagcggcatggcatggacaattcaaaggctacaagaaggatgccaccatagtacttgaagcggtggccgaccaagagacttggatatggcatgctttctttggaatgcccggatcttgcaatgacatcaatgttcttcaacggtcaccactaatgacaagacttgcaatgcgggaaggtccattggtggagtttgaagcaaatggccacaagtacaactatggctacttcctcgccgacgacatatatccaaggtggcaaacatttgtgaagccaattattcaaccaagaggtaaaaagcaaactcaattccacaatgcacaagcggcggctaggaaagatgtagagagaacatttgggattttgcaagcccaatttgccattgttagaggaccggctagattttgggatcaagaatgcctttggtatatcatgaccgcgtgtgtaatcatgcacaacatgattatagaggatgatcgcggaaaagatgtggatcatacccactacgacttgatgggggttcccgtgcaagtgacgaggtccgcacataggattgcccgattcattgcctcataccatgccattcggtgcaacgacacacatgatgagcttcaagaagatctcatggaagaatggtggaattggaatggacaacaatagttgcatatttgttgtatttgtttgaaaactatgtgttgtattgtctcaaaaccatgttgtattgttgtatgttggacgtgttgtatttggtgtgaagtattgttgtgaacaatgtattgtatttggatggtacaatatatttgtgaatttttatatattatttgatcttcttggatgcatacttgtgtgtgtttgttgtttgcgctgcgcccgcgcgctgcaaaatggcgcgtccggcggaggtgctattttaccgcgccaacgcgcgctgcaaaatggcgcacccGGCGGAGGAGAAATCGATCCGGCGCGCGGCAACGGTTTAGCGCGCGCAGATTTTTGCTTttggcgcgccgcgatatagcgcgcgcctgctggagatgttcttagttgtttgctctgcaaaactattgaattccctacaccatattgcttgatattgtgtagatctgaaaagtcttgtgtgatctgttgttccattgggaattagacggttgcaacttaccgtttCGTGGTCGgcagctacgtgcgcaagtgtgtggagttgtgaatatcttgcagggttgatagctgttgcattggcgacagggaccaatcgagagatctcgttgcgtcatacaagttatcatccacttcatcaagttacctccgctgcaatcaccccgtgatcatcatcgctaccgttgcttactgagaagatcgggccaccccttatcagcatAGGACCAGGATTAGAAGTGCAATTTTTTTGTGAGGAACTTAGAAGTGCATGTTGTGGAAGTGACAGGTGAAAGGTAGGTAAGTACTAACATTATGATCTTACACACTAAAACAAGTTAGCCGAGAGTGGTTCTCATTTTTAGGCCCCCTCCCCACTTTGTCTCTCGAGCTTGGAGGAGTTGACCTTTTTTCATTTGTTTATTATTTGAAACTGGACATTCCATTACCAACTCTCTTGCAAATTAAAACAAACACTTTTTTAATGCTCATCAGGGGTTGTAAGCATATTTAGCATGGATGATCAAAATATCAACAATACTTTCCAAGAATAACATGGATACAACAATGTACCCAGGATCAAAACTCCTTGCAATATGCAAAATTTACTTGGGTATGGTAT contains the following coding sequences:
- the LOC124653718 gene encoding uncharacterized protein LOC124653718, which produces MPTYSAPSRSTRSAAADPLLRRHLLSVAADPLLQRHLLSAADAGCGQHTPATLQASDMSGGGGGGNEAVVEEEVVHMEDAVKLLVEHLVRPVLPRRAGKDAHLLALEKQRAVAQQVHTAIILYNYYHRKRCPVLAFADAKRFFMCASLSVGEDLLPYSSIIHERENNSGKHGSLSVTDREAIQACEIAVELGASEGYPDVRMWPVAKVAVLLLDPTKKKCLIEYGTHTKGVWSIVEKEYDAAAGISHSTNQPAGQESTNKTTFGALDGPLMLQQLAISEVQRRTGMEGSDLLVLDEDLAYSLSKERTTTKLFIVEYKKMTKGKLVEMPLEELIHSMTGPVFVNEPFPKTTSVVEYFHILPYKEILQGLFHRKWPAVPRHGLHSVIDEKLEEQDENSTPKMPKQIAKVSTPKQNKRAIKATGANSNQTSSISKQKKSCKRNVEASRATTAKGLDGESPIIENESLIVPDVQTSRLVTKSINTKGTTTLSGERILRQSGDQVDRNGKQNGNMPRDIFPPMVPYADPIIEKSALEPQNMEMNSGGVTENNSDQMYDLLRSIQKIRDETLHKERILQERSIQCDMDFQTILNEGEMTPKVLSIGEKYKGTCSNMMQVANSSCSGDGGQTMSLKRKRVKEALLVSNNKCQELDKICNEGKWILPRYTIVPSVADGMFHASVHLTCPDFDMSIAGDPSPTPREARCSAAANMMLELEKKAKEEEQQDT